In Bacillus weihaiensis, the genomic stretch TATTTGACAATACAGATCATGCAGCTAATTTATTTGGTTTAAAGGAACCGGGTTACATTTATACAAGAATTCATAATCCCACGTCTTCTGTGTTTGAAGAAAGAGTAGCACAGTTGGAAGGAGGAATAGGGAGTTTAGCTGTTGCAAGTGGAATGGCAGCGATTACCCTTTCTATCTTAAACATAGCTGGAGCAGGTGATGAAATAGTATCTGCTTCTACTTTATATGGCGGTACTTACAACTTGTTTGCTAATACTTTACCTAAGTATGGAATTAAAACACATTTTGTAGATCCGAAAAATTCGGAAAATTTCAGAGCTGCGATTACTCCAAATACGAAAGCCATTTTTGCTGAGACAATTGGGAACCCTAGCTTAGATGTTCTCGATATTAAAGCTGTAGCTGACATTGCTCATGAAGCTGGAATTCCTCTCATTATTGATAACACCTTTGCTACGCCGTATCTATGTAGACCTATAGAGCATGGAGCTGATATCGTTGTGCATTCAGCTACAAAATGGCTTTTAGGAAACGGCACCACTCTTGGTGGGGTAATTGTAGACGGTGGAAACTTTGATTGGAATAGCCCAAAGTTTCCTGGATTTACGACACCAGATCCTAGCTACCATGATTTAGTTTATGCTGAGGCATTAGGTGAGGTGGCTTATATTAGTAAGGCAAGAGTTCAATTACTAAGAGATTTGGGTCCAGCAATTAGTCCTTATAATTCTTTCCAATTCAATTTAGGTCTTGAAACTCTCCATGTGAGAATGAAAGAACACGTATCGAATGCAAGAAAAATGGTTCAATATCTAGAAAGCCATCCAGCTGTAGAGTGGGTTCTTTACCCTGAGCACGAGAAACACCCAGCGAAAGAGCTTGCTGCGAAATATTTACCAAAGGGTGCTGGATCAGTGGTTGTGTTTGGAATTAAAGGTGGTAGAGATGCAGGAGCTTCACTTATTAATAACGTTGAGCTTTGGTCGCATGTCGCAAACGTTGGGGATGCAAAAAGTTTAATTATCCATCCCGCAAGTACTACTCATCAGCAATTGAATACAGAGGATTTAAAGAAATCTGGCGTTACAGAAGATTTAATTCGTCTTTCAGTTGGAATCGAGCATATTGATGATTTAGTAGAGGACTTGGATCAAGCTATTTTTAAGGCAACAGGTGTGAAAGGCCTTGAAAACGTTCATTCTTAATTAACATAAACGAATAAGGAATTTCTCTATATAAAAGGGGCTGACCCAAAAGGCTTGATTTTAGACCTTGGGTTAGCCTTTTTTCATCCGTTTATCTTTTCATTCAGGTAAACGTAAAACCCGCGACGTTCCATGCACTCCAGTCACAAAGTTAACTTGAGCCTCCTCTCCTCATTCCTCCTACTTAATTGGTTTTGCAAAAAAAAAGAGCTGTAATTCCAATGAGGGTTTGTGAGAAAAATACAATGAATGAAAGGGTAAATAGAATAAATTTGACTGCGTTTACAACCTAGTAGTCACTTGGAATACCACCATCATG encodes the following:
- a CDS encoding O-acetylhomoserine aminocarboxypropyltransferase/cysteine synthase family protein, translated to MKMEQKQYRPETVTIHGGLKKDAMTGARSVPIYQSNAYLFDNTDHAANLFGLKEPGYIYTRIHNPTSSVFEERVAQLEGGIGSLAVASGMAAITLSILNIAGAGDEIVSASTLYGGTYNLFANTLPKYGIKTHFVDPKNSENFRAAITPNTKAIFAETIGNPSLDVLDIKAVADIAHEAGIPLIIDNTFATPYLCRPIEHGADIVVHSATKWLLGNGTTLGGVIVDGGNFDWNSPKFPGFTTPDPSYHDLVYAEALGEVAYISKARVQLLRDLGPAISPYNSFQFNLGLETLHVRMKEHVSNARKMVQYLESHPAVEWVLYPEHEKHPAKELAAKYLPKGAGSVVVFGIKGGRDAGASLINNVELWSHVANVGDAKSLIIHPASTTHQQLNTEDLKKSGVTEDLIRLSVGIEHIDDLVEDLDQAIFKATGVKGLENVHS